A genomic segment from Bradyrhizobium diazoefficiens USDA 110 encodes:
- a CDS encoding HypC/HybG/HupF family hydrogenase formation chaperone, whose translation MCLAIPAEVTKLLPDEMAIVSIDGVSKEISVALIEDLAVGDYVIIHVGYALTKIDPEEARRTLELLRELSTEGQGAAS comes from the coding sequence ATGTGTCTCGCGATACCCGCTGAGGTCACAAAACTCCTGCCCGACGAGATGGCGATCGTCTCCATCGACGGCGTCAGCAAGGAAATTTCGGTCGCCCTGATCGAGGACCTCGCCGTCGGCGACTACGTGATCATCCATGTCGGTTACGCCCTGACCAAGATCGATCCGGAGGAGGCGAGGCGGACGCTCGAATTGTTGCGCGAGCTCAGCACCGAGGGACAGGGAGCCGCGTCATGA
- the hybE gene encoding [NiFe]-hydrogenase assembly chaperone HybE — MTGSAPNPDADAVAWGDLLAGSYREIGERAMRDLPIYNDALGVEAVGFRAFNGTIVGIMVTPWFMNVVLPASAVAQATSGATARIRFPAGDIEFTISEVGQIGRIASCSLFSPMFQFADMDAARATAEAALAELMLPADSEEAVRRREPATTPIDRRNFLRGTLTERRG; from the coding sequence ATGACCGGGAGCGCGCCAAATCCGGACGCCGACGCCGTGGCATGGGGCGATCTCCTGGCCGGAAGCTATCGGGAGATCGGCGAGCGCGCCATGCGCGATCTGCCGATCTACAACGATGCGCTCGGCGTCGAAGCGGTCGGCTTCCGCGCCTTCAACGGCACGATCGTCGGCATCATGGTCACGCCCTGGTTCATGAACGTGGTGCTGCCGGCGAGCGCGGTGGCACAGGCCACCTCGGGCGCGACCGCGCGTATTCGTTTTCCCGCGGGCGATATCGAGTTCACCATCAGCGAGGTCGGGCAAATCGGCCGGATCGCGAGCTGCTCGCTGTTCTCGCCGATGTTCCAGTTCGCCGACATGGACGCCGCGCGGGCGACGGCTGAAGCCGCGCTTGCCGAGCTGATGCTGCCGGCCGACAGCGAGGAGGCGGTTCGCCGCCGCGAGCCCGCGACAACCCCGATCGATCGGCGTAACTTCCTGCGGGGTACTCTGACGGAGCGGCGGGGATGA
- a CDS encoding hydrogenase expression/formation protein HupG: MEFQVGKHDLTRHGLNEVDAATVDHFLGAADEAGAIAVLLSAGDPNRFPEATDVAVVLPELIAAFGGRLRGAVIARGDESALGQRFGVRVQPTLIFVAKGETLGLIAKIQDWSVYVDRITKLIDRPRGQSAAVAVTIVPQHRTQGVEL; this comes from the coding sequence ATGGAATTCCAGGTGGGGAAGCATGATCTGACGCGGCACGGCCTGAATGAGGTCGATGCCGCGACGGTTGATCATTTTCTTGGCGCAGCAGACGAGGCTGGTGCGATCGCCGTGCTGCTGTCGGCGGGCGATCCCAACCGCTTTCCGGAGGCGACCGACGTCGCCGTGGTGCTGCCAGAGCTGATCGCCGCATTCGGCGGCCGGCTGCGCGGTGCGGTCATCGCGCGCGGCGACGAGAGCGCGCTCGGCCAGCGTTTTGGCGTCCGCGTGCAGCCGACGCTGATCTTCGTCGCCAAGGGCGAGACACTGGGGCTGATCGCCAAGATCCAGGACTGGTCAGTCTATGTCGACCGCATCACCAAGCTGATCGACCGGCCGCGCGGGCAAAGCGCCGCGGTGGCCGTCACCATCGTGCCCCAGCACCGCACACAAGGTGTCGAGTTATGA
- the hypD gene encoding hydrogenase formation protein HypD — protein MKYADEFRDKEIALGLAKAIRAEADPRKPYRFMEFCGGHTHAISRYGLEDMLPKNVRMIHGPGCPVCVLPAGRIDMAIRLAERPDIILCVYGDLMRVPGSQGASLLKAKARGADIRMVYSTIDAIRIAEDNPGREVVFFAIGFETTTPPTAVMIRLAGKKQLENFSVFCNHVLTPPAMQNILESPDIRNIGRVEIDGFVGPAHVSTIIGTAPYEFFAEEFGKPVVIAGFEPLDMMQAILMLVRQVNEHRHEVENQYSRAVSRDGNLRAKEEVSDIFELRDQFEWRGLGQVPYSGLKLKRAYAKYDAEVRFDMNELRVDDNPACECGAILRGVKKPVDCKLFGTVCTPETPMGSCMVSSEGACAAHWTYGRFRDHQQRRAS, from the coding sequence ATGAAATATGCCGATGAGTTTCGCGACAAGGAGATCGCGCTCGGGCTCGCGAAAGCGATCCGCGCGGAAGCCGATCCGCGAAAGCCCTATCGCTTCATGGAATTCTGCGGCGGCCATACCCACGCGATCTCGCGTTACGGCCTCGAGGACATGCTGCCGAAGAACGTGCGGATGATCCACGGGCCCGGCTGTCCGGTCTGTGTGCTGCCGGCCGGGCGCATCGACATGGCGATCCGGCTCGCCGAGCGGCCAGACATCATCCTGTGCGTCTATGGCGACCTGATGCGCGTCCCGGGCTCGCAGGGCGCATCGCTCCTGAAGGCGAAGGCCCGTGGTGCCGACATCCGCATGGTCTATTCCACGATCGACGCGATCCGGATCGCCGAGGACAATCCCGGGCGCGAGGTGGTGTTCTTCGCCATCGGCTTCGAGACCACGACGCCGCCGACCGCGGTCATGATCCGATTGGCCGGGAAGAAGCAACTCGAAAACTTCAGCGTGTTCTGCAACCACGTGCTGACGCCGCCGGCGATGCAGAACATCCTGGAGAGCCCGGACATCCGCAACATCGGCCGCGTCGAGATCGACGGTTTTGTCGGACCCGCCCACGTCTCGACCATCATCGGTACTGCGCCTTACGAGTTCTTCGCCGAGGAGTTCGGCAAGCCGGTGGTGATCGCGGGCTTCGAGCCGCTCGACATGATGCAGGCGATCCTGATGCTGGTGCGGCAGGTCAACGAGCACAGGCATGAGGTCGAGAACCAGTACAGCCGCGCCGTGAGCCGCGACGGCAATCTGCGCGCCAAGGAAGAAGTGTCCGACATCTTCGAGCTGCGCGATCAGTTCGAGTGGCGCGGGCTCGGGCAGGTGCCTTATAGCGGGTTGAAGCTGAAGCGCGCTTACGCGAAATACGACGCGGAGGTCCGCTTCGACATGAACGAGCTGCGCGTCGACGACAATCCGGCCTGCGAATGCGGCGCGATCCTGCGCGGTGTGAAGAAGCCGGTGGATTGCAAGCTGTTCGGCACCGTCTGCACGCCGGAGACGCCGATGGGATCCTGCATGGTCTCCTCCGAAGGCGCCTGCGCCGCGCACTGGACCTATGGCCGCTTCCGCGATCATCAGCAGAGGCGGGCGTCATGA
- a CDS encoding nickel-dependent hydrogenase large subunit, whose protein sequence is MSLSFRNEIDITVWLSGATIADVAIQPRSRPPLTRLFAGKPAASLLPVLPRLFSLCSVAHQVAFLSAVEAAQGQEAAPATVRHRLTVVVAERLTELLRGLFVGRRALDGTSAAAMRAVMQASALLGGPSEAVPQALRRDAVAQIRTAVGTLGISEDHALASGSALAASVEGCDGRLVSRPLAEPSFLTAANDLDIVARLLADGAAYSDAPDLCGQIPETGVWARRAHREEISSTAAGPAARLRARIAEVAQLCTWLDHGDADLERGIVASYRLGAGKGAAAVECARGRLYHAVVLDDEDRIVNFEFLAPTEWNFHARGPLVQSLKGATLAAGRPGQDAVRALVGSFDPCVGFSLDFREAGHA, encoded by the coding sequence ATGAGCCTCTCGTTCCGCAACGAGATCGACATTACGGTGTGGCTCTCCGGCGCCACGATCGCCGACGTCGCGATCCAGCCGCGCAGCCGGCCGCCGCTGACGCGCCTGTTTGCGGGAAAGCCGGCGGCCTCGCTGCTCCCGGTGCTGCCGCGGCTGTTCTCGCTCTGCTCGGTTGCCCATCAGGTCGCATTCCTGTCGGCAGTGGAAGCTGCGCAAGGGCAGGAGGCGGCGCCCGCGACGGTGCGGCATCGCCTCACCGTGGTCGTCGCCGAACGGCTGACCGAATTGCTGCGCGGCCTCTTCGTCGGACGGCGCGCGCTCGACGGCACAAGCGCTGCGGCGATGCGCGCCGTGATGCAGGCGAGTGCGCTCCTCGGCGGTCCGAGCGAGGCCGTGCCGCAGGCCCTGCGTCGCGATGCGGTCGCGCAGATCAGGACCGCGGTCGGCACGCTGGGGATCTCCGAAGACCATGCGCTTGCGTCGGGCAGCGCGCTCGCAGCTTCCGTCGAGGGATGCGATGGCAGGCTGGTGTCGCGGCCGCTGGCCGAGCCGTCGTTCCTGACCGCGGCTAACGATCTCGATATCGTCGCGCGTCTGCTGGCGGACGGGGCGGCCTATTCCGATGCGCCGGACCTCTGCGGCCAGATTCCGGAAACCGGCGTCTGGGCACGCAGGGCGCACCGCGAAGAGATTTCATCGACGGCGGCGGGCCCCGCCGCGCGCCTGAGGGCGCGCATTGCCGAGGTCGCGCAGCTCTGCACCTGGCTCGATCACGGCGACGCGGATCTCGAACGCGGTATCGTGGCGAGCTATCGGCTCGGCGCCGGCAAGGGCGCGGCCGCGGTCGAATGCGCGCGCGGCCGGCTCTATCACGCCGTCGTACTCGACGACGAGGATCGCATCGTCAACTTCGAATTCCTGGCGCCGACCGAGTGGAACTTTCACGCCCGCGGTCCACTGGTCCAAAGCCTCAAGGGCGCGACGCTCGCCGCCGGCCGACCGGGCCAGGATGCGGTTCGCGCGCTGGTCGGTTCCTTCGATCCCTGCGTCGGCTTCAGCCTGGATTTTCGCGAGGCCGGCCATGCATGA
- a CDS encoding rubredoxin, which translates to MSAFENFGVRQDVTDVTRLECGICWTVYDPADGDDVAQIAPGTPFAALPEEWHCPNCDAPKSKFMAIES; encoded by the coding sequence ATGAGCGCCTTCGAGAATTTTGGCGTGCGCCAGGACGTCACCGACGTCACGCGGCTGGAATGCGGCATCTGCTGGACCGTCTATGATCCGGCTGACGGTGACGATGTGGCGCAGATCGCGCCCGGCACGCCGTTCGCGGCGTTGCCGGAGGAGTGGCACTGCCCGAATTGCGACGCCCCGAAGTCCAAGTTCATGGCGATCGAATCATGA
- the hypF gene encoding carbamoyltransferase HypF, protein MTMGGEATALDGRRLRLHVRGAVQGVGFRPYVYGLATRYRLGGFVANDPHGVIIEVEGERASDFVAALPLEKPPLARIDEISVHPVGAMASEEFCIRASKQGRVSTRIVADAATCPECLSELFDPASRFHRYPFVNCTHCGPRYTIAERLPYDRPTTAMKRFAMCKVCADDYADARSRRFHAEAIACPQCGPRLSHEIQDIAAAIAAGKIVAIKGLGGYQLICDARDEAAVQRLRQRKERDQKPFAVMVGSVDAVAGIADADAAELALLEMAPRPIVLMTSRHRLAPAIAPGLSRIGIMLPVTPLHHLIFEALNSVHKRAGESWATVATSANPGGEPLLLDNREAELRLAGIADLIVTHDRDIVTRADDSVAAVVAGRTRFIRRARGYVPEPVRLAQTVPPILAVGGALKSTVTVTRGNEAFVSQHIGDLDTAEGVRFFEETVGHLLSTLDVEPVVIAHDLHPNMASTRFAEASGKRLIAVQHHHAHAASVMAEHGLTGPALALVLDGFGQGSDGGNWGGELLLCQSAQFRRLGHLAPMMLPGGDRAAREPWRMAASVLHGLRRSDAIATRFAAQPQAARLCAMLEQPGVPVTTSAGRLFDAAAGLLGLCPVQSYEGEAAMKLEAHVRTPRIAKSGWTIEDGVLSLFPLLARLAAEGIDPVDGAGLFHGTLAAACVDWIGRAARETGITTVALSGGCFLNAILSSEIERGCIAAGLSPLLPRQMPPNDGGLSLGQAWIAALKLLEPQGQEGTA, encoded by the coding sequence ATGACAATGGGCGGCGAGGCTACAGCACTGGACGGACGGCGGCTGCGCCTGCATGTGCGCGGCGCGGTGCAGGGTGTCGGCTTTCGTCCCTATGTCTACGGCCTCGCCACGCGCTATCGCCTCGGCGGTTTCGTCGCCAACGATCCCCACGGCGTCATCATCGAGGTGGAAGGAGAGCGCGCGTCGGACTTCGTCGCGGCGCTGCCGCTCGAAAAGCCGCCGCTCGCCCGCATCGACGAGATCTCGGTGCACCCGGTCGGCGCCATGGCGAGCGAGGAGTTTTGCATCCGCGCCAGCAAGCAGGGCAGGGTATCGACGCGCATCGTCGCCGATGCCGCGACCTGTCCGGAATGCCTGAGCGAGCTGTTCGATCCCGCCAGCCGGTTTCATCGCTACCCCTTCGTCAACTGCACCCATTGCGGTCCGCGCTACACCATCGCCGAGCGGCTGCCCTACGATCGCCCCACCACCGCGATGAAGCGCTTCGCGATGTGCAAGGTCTGTGCGGACGACTATGCCGACGCCAGGAGCCGCCGCTTCCACGCCGAGGCGATCGCCTGCCCGCAATGCGGCCCAAGGCTCAGCCACGAGATCCAAGACATCGCCGCCGCGATTGCCGCAGGCAAAATCGTCGCGATCAAGGGGCTCGGCGGCTATCAGCTCATCTGCGATGCCCGTGACGAAGCGGCCGTGCAGCGGCTGCGGCAGCGCAAGGAGCGCGATCAAAAGCCGTTTGCCGTGATGGTCGGCTCGGTGGACGCGGTCGCCGGCATCGCCGATGCCGACGCTGCCGAGCTTGCGTTGCTCGAAATGGCGCCGCGGCCGATCGTGCTGATGACGTCCCGCCATAGGCTCGCGCCTGCGATTGCGCCGGGGCTGTCGCGGATCGGCATCATGCTGCCGGTCACCCCGCTTCATCACCTGATCTTCGAGGCGCTGAATTCGGTGCATAAGCGGGCCGGCGAAAGTTGGGCGACCGTCGCCACCAGCGCCAACCCCGGCGGCGAGCCGCTTCTGCTCGACAATCGCGAGGCGGAGCTGCGCCTTGCCGGCATCGCCGATCTCATCGTCACCCATGACCGCGACATCGTCACGCGCGCCGACGATTCCGTGGCGGCGGTCGTCGCCGGGCGGACGCGGTTCATCCGCCGCGCCCGTGGTTACGTGCCCGAGCCGGTTCGTCTCGCGCAGACCGTGCCGCCGATCCTGGCCGTCGGCGGCGCGCTGAAGTCGACCGTGACGGTCACGCGCGGCAACGAGGCCTTCGTCTCCCAGCATATCGGCGATCTCGACACCGCGGAAGGCGTCCGCTTCTTCGAGGAAACCGTCGGCCATCTGCTGTCGACGCTGGACGTCGAGCCGGTAGTTATCGCCCATGATTTGCACCCGAACATGGCTTCGACCCGCTTCGCCGAAGCGAGCGGAAAGCGGCTGATCGCGGTCCAGCACCATCATGCCCATGCCGCTTCCGTCATGGCGGAGCATGGCCTCACGGGACCTGCGTTGGCGCTGGTGCTCGACGGCTTCGGCCAGGGTAGCGACGGCGGCAATTGGGGCGGCGAGCTCCTGCTGTGCCAGAGCGCGCAGTTCCGGCGGCTCGGACATCTGGCGCCGATGATGTTGCCGGGTGGCGATCGTGCCGCGCGCGAGCCGTGGCGCATGGCCGCAAGCGTGCTGCATGGCCTTCGCCGCAGCGATGCGATCGCAACCCGTTTCGCGGCGCAGCCGCAGGCCGCACGTCTCTGCGCCATGCTCGAACAGCCCGGCGTGCCGGTGACGACCAGCGCCGGCCGGCTGTTCGACGCAGCGGCGGGATTGCTCGGTCTCTGCCCGGTGCAGAGCTATGAGGGCGAAGCCGCGATGAAGCTGGAGGCGCATGTTCGCACGCCACGCATCGCGAAGAGCGGCTGGACGATCGAGGATGGCGTGCTGTCCCTGTTTCCATTGCTTGCGCGGCTTGCGGCCGAGGGCATCGATCCGGTCGACGGGGCCGGGCTGTTCCATGGCACGCTTGCGGCCGCCTGCGTCGACTGGATCGGCCGCGCGGCGCGCGAGACCGGCATCACGACCGTCGCCTTGAGCGGCGGCTGCTTTCTCAACGCGATCCTCAGTTCCGAGATCGAGCGCGGCTGTATCGCTGCCGGCCTCTCGCCGCTGTTGCCGCGGCAAATGCCGCCCAATGACGGCGGTCTCAGCCTCGGGCAGGCCTGGATCGCCGCACTCAAACTCCTCGAACCGCAAGGCCAGGAAGGAACCGCCTGA
- a CDS encoding HypC/HybG/HupF family hydrogenase formation chaperone: protein MCLGLPMTIVETDGVSALCAFRGEQRRVSMLLLSNPPVGTHVLVYIDTAIRLLDEEEARLIGAAIDGLGAALDGEDCDRFFADLIDREPQLPAHLRSE from the coding sequence ATGTGCCTCGGCTTGCCGATGACGATTGTCGAGACGGATGGCGTCTCGGCGCTGTGCGCATTTCGCGGCGAACAGCGCCGCGTCTCCATGCTGCTGCTCTCCAACCCGCCGGTCGGCACCCACGTGCTGGTCTATATCGACACCGCGATCCGGCTTCTCGATGAGGAAGAGGCGCGCCTGATTGGCGCCGCGATCGACGGTCTTGGTGCTGCGCTCGACGGTGAGGATTGCGACCGCTTCTTCGCCGACCTGATCGACCGCGAGCCGCAACTGCCAGCGCACCTGCGGTCCGAATAA
- the cybH gene encoding Ni/Fe-hydrogenase, b-type cytochrome subunit encodes MMDAVAPASDAGPDLAAIAADASGERAVGRPTVYVYEAPVRICHWVNAFSIIVLMVTGYLIGTPLPTVAGEASDNFVMGYIRFAHFAAGQVLAVFFLTRILWAFVGNHHSRQIFYIPVHRKQFWKEVLHEIRWYAFLEREPKMYVGHNPLAQTAMFTGFTLFVAFMIVTGFALYSEGQGIDSWQHKLFGWVFAIWPNSQDVHTWHHLGMWALVVFVMVHIYAAVREDIMSRQSIISSMISGERQFRD; translated from the coding sequence ATGATGGATGCAGTTGCTCCCGCCTCCGACGCCGGGCCCGACCTCGCGGCGATCGCCGCCGACGCTTCCGGAGAACGTGCGGTGGGGCGTCCCACCGTCTATGTCTACGAAGCGCCGGTGCGGATCTGCCACTGGGTGAACGCGTTCTCGATCATTGTGCTGATGGTGACCGGCTATCTGATCGGAACGCCGCTGCCGACGGTCGCGGGCGAGGCGTCCGACAACTTCGTGATGGGCTACATTCGCTTCGCCCATTTCGCAGCGGGACAGGTGCTCGCGGTGTTCTTCCTCACGCGTATCCTGTGGGCCTTCGTCGGCAACCATCACTCCCGGCAGATCTTCTACATCCCGGTTCACCGCAAGCAGTTCTGGAAGGAAGTGCTGCACGAGATCCGCTGGTACGCGTTCCTGGAACGCGAGCCGAAGATGTATGTCGGGCACAACCCGCTGGCGCAAACCGCGATGTTCACGGGCTTCACCCTGTTCGTGGCCTTCATGATCGTCACCGGCTTTGCGCTCTATTCGGAAGGTCAGGGCATCGACAGCTGGCAGCACAAGCTGTTCGGCTGGGTGTTTGCGATCTGGCCGAACAGCCAGGACGTCCACACCTGGCACCATCTCGGCATGTGGGCGCTGGTCGTGTTCGTGATGGTGCACATCTACGCCGCGGTCCGTGAAGACATCATGTCGCGCCAGAGCATCATCTCCTCGATGATCTCGGGCGAGCGGCAATTCCGCGACTGA
- the hypA gene encoding hydrogenase maturation nickel metallochaperone HypA codes for MHEMALCEGIIGIVEEEARKRAFAKVNVVCLEIGALSHVAPEALQFCFEAVAARTIAQGAKLEIVETPGTAWCMACSKSVEIKQRYEPCPSCGGYQLQVTGGEEMRVRELEVD; via the coding sequence ATGCATGAGATGGCGCTGTGCGAAGGCATCATTGGCATCGTCGAGGAGGAAGCGCGCAAGCGCGCTTTCGCCAAGGTGAACGTCGTCTGCCTCGAGATCGGTGCGCTCAGCCATGTCGCGCCGGAGGCCCTGCAATTCTGCTTCGAGGCCGTCGCCGCGCGGACCATCGCGCAAGGCGCCAAACTCGAGATCGTCGAGACGCCGGGCACGGCGTGGTGCATGGCCTGTTCCAAAAGCGTCGAGATCAAGCAGCGATACGAACCGTGTCCGTCCTGCGGCGGCTATCAATTGCAGGTGACGGGCGGCGAAGAGATGCGCGTGAGGGAATTGGAGGTCGACTGA
- a CDS encoding HyaD/HybD family hydrogenase maturation endopeptidase — MPTSSQDNRILVLGIGNILWADEGFGVRAVEEFHRRYAVPDNVTILDGGTQGLYLVNYLEEADRLIVFDAIDYGLEPGRLKLVRDDEVPRFTGAKKMSLHQTGFQEVISAADLLGRCPKHLVLIGCQPLDLEDWGGPLTPPVRDQIAPSIDLACQVLAEWGVTVSRRSAPLAESERLLANDIDHANYEMRPA, encoded by the coding sequence ATGCCGACATCCTCGCAAGACAATCGCATCCTGGTGCTCGGCATCGGCAACATCCTGTGGGCCGACGAAGGCTTTGGCGTGCGCGCGGTGGAGGAGTTCCACCGCCGCTACGCCGTGCCTGACAACGTCACCATCCTCGACGGCGGCACGCAGGGGCTGTACCTCGTGAACTATCTGGAGGAGGCCGACCGCCTTATCGTGTTCGACGCCATCGACTATGGGCTCGAGCCCGGCCGGTTGAAGCTCGTGCGCGACGACGAGGTGCCTCGCTTCACCGGCGCCAAGAAGATGAGCCTGCACCAGACCGGCTTCCAGGAGGTCATCAGCGCCGCCGACCTGCTCGGCCGGTGCCCGAAGCATCTCGTGCTGATCGGCTGCCAGCCGCTCGATCTCGAAGACTGGGGCGGGCCGCTGACGCCGCCGGTGCGCGACCAGATCGCGCCCTCGATCGATCTCGCCTGCCAGGTCTTGGCCGAGTGGGGCGTCACGGTCAGCCGCCGCAGCGCGCCATTGGCGGAGTCCGAGCGGCTGCTCGCCAATGACATCGATCACGCCAATTACGAGATGCGGCCGGCCTGA
- the hypB gene encoding hydrogenase nickel incorporation protein HypB, which translates to MCTVCGCSDGKASIEHAHDHHHDHGHDHDHGHDGHHHHHHGHDQDHHHHHDHAHGDAGLLDCGANPAGQKIAGMSSDRIIQVERDILGKNDRLAADNRARFRADEVLAFNLVSSPGAGKTSLLVRAVSELKDSFAIGVIEGDQQTSNDAERIRATGVPAIQVNTGKGCHLDAAMVGEAYDRLPWLNGGLLFIENVGNLVCPAAFDLGEACKIVVFSTTEGEDKPLKYPDMFAASSLMLINKIDLASVLDFDLARTIEYARRVNPKIEVLTLSARTGEGFAAFYAWIRKRMAATTPAAMTAAE; encoded by the coding sequence ATGTGTACGGTCTGCGGCTGCAGCGACGGCAAGGCGTCCATCGAACATGCCCATGATCATCATCATGATCACGGGCATGACCACGATCATGGTCACGACGGGCACCATCACCACCACCACGGTCATGACCAAGATCACCATCATCACCACGATCACGCCCACGGCGATGCCGGGCTGCTCGACTGCGGCGCTAATCCGGCCGGCCAGAAGATCGCCGGCATGAGCAGCGACCGCATCATCCAGGTCGAGCGCGACATCCTCGGCAAGAACGATAGGCTCGCCGCCGACAATCGCGCCCGCTTCCGCGCCGACGAGGTGCTTGCCTTCAACCTTGTCTCGAGCCCCGGCGCCGGCAAGACCTCGCTCTTGGTCCGTGCCGTCTCCGAGCTGAAGGACAGTTTTGCGATCGGCGTGATCGAAGGCGACCAGCAGACCTCCAACGATGCCGAGCGCATTCGCGCGACCGGCGTGCCGGCGATCCAGGTCAACACCGGCAAGGGCTGCCATCTCGATGCCGCCATGGTCGGCGAGGCCTATGACCGGCTGCCTTGGCTGAACGGCGGGCTGCTTTTCATCGAGAATGTCGGCAACCTCGTTTGCCCGGCAGCGTTCGATCTTGGCGAAGCCTGCAAGATCGTGGTGTTCTCGACCACCGAGGGCGAGGACAAGCCGTTGAAATATCCTGACATGTTCGCCGCCTCGTCCCTGATGCTGATCAACAAGATCGATCTCGCCTCGGTGCTCGATTTCGATCTCGCCAGGACCATCGAATATGCGCGGCGGGTCAACCCGAAGATCGAGGTGCTGACGCTGTCGGCGCGCACCGGCGAAGGCTTTGCGGCGTTCTATGCCTGGATCCGCAAGCGGATGGCGGCGACGACGCCGGCCGCGATGACGGCGGCGGAATGA
- a CDS encoding hydrogenase expression/formation protein → MKVGFWDAPEGAEQPVSVFPIGEESLNASKGSLTAAGALAKLATLDSAELARSCPNAVALLSRIADAIAGQKADAPSQLFRLANLNDLESKLIADVLGEGEVAGVVALPDGSLAQIQESVLAGIWRVRLETDANHEYLEIGAVPEIVKRAAADLTSADFEIGQVPEGAMNVLPVLAEIRERALAWRPGIRSQIINFTLLPMSPVDMSFLQDTIRNGPIQLVSRGYGTCRVLSTGIRNVWSVQFFNAMDTIILDTLEVGGVPTVALAADEDFEDSAERLKEIIEAYFK, encoded by the coding sequence ATGAAAGTCGGATTCTGGGATGCGCCCGAAGGCGCCGAGCAACCGGTCAGCGTGTTTCCGATCGGCGAAGAGAGTCTCAATGCATCGAAAGGAAGCCTCACGGCGGCCGGTGCGCTCGCCAAGCTTGCAACGCTCGACAGCGCGGAGCTTGCCAGGAGCTGCCCAAACGCGGTCGCGCTGCTCTCGCGGATCGCAGATGCGATCGCGGGCCAGAAAGCCGACGCGCCGTCGCAATTGTTCCGGCTCGCCAATCTCAACGATCTCGAGAGCAAGCTCATTGCCGATGTGCTCGGCGAAGGCGAGGTCGCCGGCGTCGTCGCGCTGCCGGATGGATCGCTGGCGCAGATCCAGGAATCGGTACTGGCAGGGATCTGGCGCGTGCGGCTCGAGACCGACGCCAACCACGAATACCTCGAGATCGGCGCCGTACCGGAGATCGTCAAGCGCGCGGCCGCCGACCTGACATCCGCCGATTTCGAGATCGGACAGGTGCCTGAGGGTGCCATGAACGTGCTGCCGGTGCTCGCCGAGATCCGCGAGCGCGCGCTCGCGTGGCGGCCCGGCATCCGCTCGCAGATCATCAATTTCACGCTGTTGCCGATGAGCCCGGTCGACATGAGCTTTTTGCAGGACACGATCCGGAACGGACCGATTCAACTGGTGTCGCGCGGCTACGGCACCTGCCGCGTGCTGTCCACCGGCATCCGCAATGTCTGGTCCGTGCAGTTCTTCAACGCCATGGACACCATCATTCTCGATACGCTCGAAGTCGGCGGCGTGCCGACTGTTGCGCTGGCCGCGGACGAGGATTTCGAGGATTCCGCCGAGCGGCTCAAGGAAATCATCGAGGCCTATTTCAAATGA